DNA sequence from the Lagenorhynchus albirostris chromosome 5, mLagAlb1.1, whole genome shotgun sequence genome:
TATCAATTCTATTCAACCCATGAAACAAATAGAAACATTTCCTTGAGAGTATTACCAGTTTAGAAAGTTAAACCAAGATGAaaggcaaatgaaataaaaagaaagggaaaaaagagagaatggaaagAAGGGGAAAGTAAGAGATGGATGgagatgagaaagaaaggaaaactagagAAGGAAGGATAAAAGAAGCAGCACATCATGTGAGTGCAACCTGAAAGTCGTTTATCACTGGTTTTGAACCGCTGATTAGTTCCGTATAGGTTTAAAACAGTGCTTTCTGCATGGGGCTGCAGTTGTTATGCTCTTAGTTTTACACAAGTGTAGTTTTTGAAATCCCAAGTTTCTCATTTAATCAGAGACATTTGGCTCTTTGGCTAAAGGATGACTCAGATTATAAAAATGTACCTCAGAGATTTATAGCAGTGATTCTTAAATTTGATTCCTCAACACCACGCGGGaagtattttctttgtttatttgagCAAAGATTTACATATATTCCTTACTAACTGCCAGGCAGTACTCTGGTTATTTTACGTGCATTACGTCctttaattcttataaaaatcCAATGAGGGAGGTACTATTATTTGCATGTCACTGGTGAGAAAAGTGGAGCATGAAGTTCTCAAGTCAATGGCACAAGATCTCAGTACTAGAAAAGGCAGTGCCAGGGTTTGCCTCAAAGGGATTCTGATGACAGAGCCTGTGCTTTCACTTCTACCTTACATTGTCCATCAATTGTGATGGGAGACCCCCTCCCCAGAGCTTCTCACTGTGCTGGTGAGATTCTGAGATCTATGTTTTATCTCACCAGAGTTTTACCTCCTGAgtggtatacatacacaatggaatattacccagccataaaaaagaatgaaataatgacattggcagcaacatggatggacctagagattatcatactaagtgaagtaaatcaaagaaagacaaatatcatgtgatgaTATCAAgtgatgatatcacttatatgtggaatctaagaaataatacaaatgaacttatttacaaaacagaaatagactcacagacatagaaaacaaacttaaggctACCAAAagggaaatggggggagggataaattgggagtttgggattaacagatacacactactatatataaaatagataagcaacaaggacctaccgtatagtacagggaactatattcaatatcttttaataacctataattgcaaagaatctgaaaaagaatatatataacataatcattttttctatatacctgaaacattataaattaactatacttcaataaaaatttaaaacataaaaaatgaaaagagcgaAGAATAATATGTTATCAGTGAATGTTTTTGGGTGATAAGATTCAAGTGtttcttacatatttatttgttgcttatccttacttttcaaattttctgcATGAAAtacttttgtaataagaaaagcacaataaaaacattataaattttttaaaaatagataaacatcaaGGTCCttctatatagcacagagaactatattcaatatcttgtaataccttataatggaaaagaatctgaaaaagaatatttatatgcaactgaatcactttgctgtacacctgaaactaacacaacattgtaaatcaactatagttccataattaaaaaatataagattCTGAGTGATCAAACATACTTCATTCCACAGTGCcctatatgtttgtttgttttatttaaattccaagtttttagaaataaatcaaatagtGGTTTTAAGATAAGCTtaaaattcaatatcaaaaaagataacaagaaaggaagaaggaacccTGTGCATAACACTTCCCTAGAAATAAAGGGACTAAACTAAGCTTTACAGCCCTTTAACCACTCTTATCAAAACCTTAGTCTACTTCGTCTAGGACAGTACTCGTCTAGGACAGAACTCTGACAGTGATGTTGCCAGAACCAAGTTTTAGCATCATAGAATTTGAGCTTTGCAATGTGAAAATAAATAGAGTTAAGCAGCTTACCCTGCAGGTTAAgtgagaaaaccaaaacaaagaccCTAAATTAGAGGTTTCTCAGTTGTCAGAACTCTCTCCTGTTGTCTCCAACAGACATTGGGAAACCATGGCCTCTGCTGTGTCTGTATCTCCAATCATCCAACTACTGCTGTGTTCAGCCAACCTAGCACTGCAAAACCAGTCTGCTCGAGAGAAAATGGGGCTCCATTCCTGTCTAGGGCTCCACCTAATTACAGGGGTGAACAGCCTAGGAAACAAAGAAATCTCAAGTATCCTCTACTTTTAAGGCTCTGAAAATCCAGAAACATCTTGGGATAAACTTTTCCTCTTCAGCATCCTTTTTCCTGCTCTCCCCTCCAGGTATTCCCCATCCATATTCCCCCAACGCGCCTACCCCTACATCTGGAGATGAAGAGAGTTTATGAACAGGAAGCGCATCCAATCCTATGTTACCTTCCAGAGGTTAGATGACTAAGTAGAGAGCAAATATGGGCCTGCCTTCTGTATGCCACTCATCATGTCTTCAATCAGCAAAGACTTTGGGCAAAAAGAAATGAGGCAGGGGATTGTGACAACCCCAGATCAGGAAGAGGTCAAACCTCCACAAAGTGGCAGGAGAGGAAACATGCTCACACACACGTCTTCTAACattttctctttccccatctcACTACTCTCCACTAGCTCAGGACTTGATACCACCTCGATAAATCCAAGCCTATGAGTCTTATCTGAGCATGACTTGTGAGGGGAAAAATTTCCAAATCTGTTAATAGGTATAGTCAACCTTCACTCAGCTACCCTAtcaaagaaagaacaaacaaaaagtagcTAATATTTGCATAACCTTCttacatgttttatttcatttaagatATTTGCTATCTAAATTCCCTTTTCAGTCAATCAACATATATTTATGGAGTGTCTACTATATGCCATGGACTGTTTCAGTTCCACTCATATATTCAACGTGCCATTCATCTGATTTTTAACTAAAAAGACCTTTTTATTCCACCTCCCAATTGTAGCTATCATAGTCTGTCAAAATTGCTCTTCTCTCCTGTATTTATAGTCAATCATTACTAGTCATCATGAGGCCATCTGCACTGTGCCACTGGGTAGTGACACGCTGCCTTTGTTCAATCCCTAAGATGCCGCATCTTGCAAGATGGATATTAATGTTACTAAATCCATCTTCAACGTTCCCAAACAACAGTGTTCATAACAGCTATTATATTTCTGCAGTAACAAGAAGAAGGGGTACTGCATATTATTAGCAGAAACCTCCCATTACAATAGAATTATGATGttataaacagaaaatagatttccctttctctctttttaatgttCTGCTTTATATTCTTGGAAAGACAATTCCTATACAAAAGTGGTTACACTTGTCAGGCATGTAGTATGATTTCACACAGCTACAAGCATCTCCTATGGGCTACCAGCTAGATGTTAAACCTTTAGTTTAACAATGGTTAAATTCTGATTTAACAATCAGAATCACATGTGGAGTGGTCTGGGAAGGAGTTCAATCATCTgggttatttttaattgtttatgtaCTTTTCAGGATGGTTTGTTGCATATTCAGCAGTAATACACCACTGATTTAAGTCTTTGCCCAGTATAtaaaaaacaactcaaattcTTCTGGCATCTGAAGAATTTAAGTCAGAGGATCATCAACGTAAGTGAGGTGGTCCAATTGGCTTGTGATTTGTTCCATAATTGATGTTTTATATTCCAGCCCATCAACACAGATACGTGGTATTTTCCTATTAAACATGGAAGAATATCCTTCAAGTGCACAAGGGAGTTGGTTTTCACAAATTGTCTTAACACCCAAAGCTTCTAATTCATCTCTCATTCTCCTATTTATGATAGAGGCATTAACTAACACAACAAAATAGTAGTGCCAGCTCAATGACTAATGGTAACTGAAATTAGCAGCGTGGTTAGAGTTGTTGGGAATTAGAGGGAAGCATACCCATATGAATGGAGCAGCTTGTATGCAGTTCCAGGCAACGACAAGCAAGGGAGCCTGGTGTAGCCAGAGTTTCAGAAATTTTGGAAGTCATAAATCCACATTTTATGTGaactcttttgatttttaaatataggcAACTAATTTGGAGTTTAATAAAAAGCCTATGGAGACCCGCACTTGTGCAATAAACAAACCTATGTGGGTTGGATTTGATAGAGGACCTGAGAGTTTGTGATGTATTATTTCAACTGGTATCATTGATTACCACATTGATGTAAGGATGGTTAGAGGTGTACTGAGGAGAGAAGGGCATCGTTGCAGCCAGAAGGttgctgaatttattattttacttaacacTGGTCCTGCCTTGAGCCAGTAAAAAATCATTCTTACTTGTGATAAGGCAACTATTTtcaagaaaggaaacagagattTGAGAAAGGCATGGTCTTCACAACATTGCATGGGCTAGGATTTTTTCCCCAGTGGCTAGAAGTCCatgtgaaaaaaattagaaaattaaaagataagcttttaaaaagtagctGTTTGATGTGGGTGCAGCTATTTTATCATTCTTTGACTTATAAAAATGCTGGatagtgctttctttttttaagtggcaattaaacatatttttacacTGAGGAAAGGTTGATAATTTAAGCATATATAGtgtaattttattgtatttgtatTAAATAAAGCTGCAATTCAGTGTCATAAGCCACAACATTAACTTCTTGAATTCCTGATAACACATATTTGACCATTGGTGTGTGTTTCATCAGTGTGTTTCTCTTGAAATTGTCAGAAACATAGTAATATACTCAAAGAATAAATCTGTCAGACATGTTCCTATGTATTTTAACTTGAAGTTAAAGAAGATCAGAgacaaataacaaaagcaacaataaatTATAACAATGTAATGATCAAAGCTTTGGTTGGAGCACAGGAGAAAGACGTTGCCATGGAAGGTATCTTGGAGGGAGATTTGGGCACTCCACGTAGGTTCCTGATATTTCAAAGAGAACATCAATAGCACATATTCAGACATTTTGGGCAGGGCATCTAAGGTAAAGACAGAGACAGATTTAACCTAATGAAGCTTAAGTGTGAGGGTCCTCCTGAGGATTCTTTTGCCTAACTTTTTCCAAAGCTCTCTTGGCATTCCTCCAGGGAAGCTTGGACAAAGCTGCTGCTCCAGCTGGGCTGCTATGGACTGGGTGTCACTTCTGTGTCCTTGTGGTAGTGCTGGGGCTGTGGATGAATCCAGAGAGCTGCCTCTACTACATCTAGCCAACAGAGTCAACCTGATGAACCTCAGGACCTCAGGGAGCTTTGACCTCAAGAAGAAGGATTTGAACCAATATACTGCTCTGTTACCTGCTAGGAGGCCACTAAAGCCTAGGGCCCACAGCTATTTGCAGCTAATCTTCACACAAGTCCCCAAACCCCAGGGCCAGAAGACTTAGAGGGGAGGTGAACCAGGACACCTGGCAGAGCTAAGCATAACCCCAGGCTTGAAGCTCTGACCAAGAAGGAGTAACGGAGGATGTTACAGGTGCAGCATTAGTTATAACAAATGGCAATGTTGAAAGAAAACTTTCCACGtcattgaaaataatttgttttttgatatacAATTCTAGAGAAAAGCTGaattatatttctattctttccaAAGAAAATCATGTTGATAAAACGATCATCCTACGTAGAGGCGATCAAGGACTGTGTAGCCAAGAAATGTTGGGGAAAGTTTATAGATGATATATTAATGTCTTGATTTTGTAATATTTGTGTCTTTAGTCAACCTGTAGGTTTTTGTTGGTTAATATTATCTTTATTCTAAAGTAGTATTCATATTTATACCTACTATTATATACACAGTGTTGTATTCTTTGTGTTATAAAAGGACCCTGAAGTTATAAACTTCAAGGTTTTCAAAACCCGAGTCCACCTTTAATAAGAAACCTGGGACAGAATCATGTACTTAAGTAGGGCTCTACCAAGGCCTTGGAAATACTCAGAAGGAATTCAAAATTTTGTGATGGGGTTCAGAAATATCGTGGGAGGAGAAACCCTAggacattttacaaatataaatgtatctACAAAACTCATGAATTGAGCtcattttgaaacaattttgatTTAGATGAATTAAAAGTAGAGTATCCATAGGTCATCCACTGGGTTAGAAGAAAATCCTGGCAGATTTGTCCCTCTTTCTACCACTGTCACTAGTTTCCTCACTTCATCCCCATAGTGTCtcccactttgtttttcttcacataTGTCCATAGTGGTCTGTTCTTGCTTTAGAATTGATtaactttttaaacaattttaaaaaatttattcaagaTCATCCCCATTCCTAGTGATCTCTCTCAATCCCTTTGGGTATTTTATACAGCTCTTCTAGATTGGACATAGTAAGCACTGCTAATAGTTAAGCAAATTGGAAACAGTAAGTAAGATGGAAAATTATGTTGCAGAGTGAGAATCAATGGCTTGCTATAAAGGCAATCTTTGTAAGGTTTCTCATCAAGACCTGATTTCTGCCTCTTGACAATTGGCACAAAAGGGAGATGACAGCATTGCAGTCCCCATTCTAGGAAGAAAACCTTCCCCAGCCGGACCAGGAGTAGATATACAAGGAGTTATTGCCCAAGAAAATAAGAGGGGCTTACTTGGCCATGATGAAGTAGACATTAATTCCATGCTGTCAGACCATTCGTAACATAGATATAATTCATTGACATAGAGCTATAAAAATGAGTTCACTTATAAATATAAGATGAAGGGAGTTAGTTAACTGCTATTACAAAAAGAATTACTGAGTTACATGTAAGCAAATGAGTGGGCTCAAATATGGAAAAGATGTAACTGTAAGGTGCCACACCCATTACTGTGAATATATAAATACCACAGTCCAGGAGTAACATTCAAACTCAGAATCTTCTCACTGTAATTCAGCTGAACTCACATCTCCTGTCAATATGTCCTACAACCGCTGCTCTGGAAAATTCTGTCTCTCCCTTGGGGACCACCTGTGCTATTCAGGCTCCTCCTGTGGCTCTTCTTATCCAGCAACCTGGTCTACTGGTACTGGTACTGACCCCTGCTCTCCCACTACCTGCCAGCTGGGCTCCTCTCTCTACAGTGGTTGTCAGGAGACCTGCTGTAAACCCACTAGGTATCAGACATTCTATGTGCTGTCTAGACCTAGCCAGATATCCTGCTACCACTCAAGAACCTCCACACTCTGCAGGCCCTCTCACACAACTTATTCTGGGTCTCTAGGTTTTGGGTCCAGCAACAGCTGCTCCCTGGGCTATGGATCTGGAAGCTCCTACTTACCAGGCTGTGGTTCCAGTAGCTTCAGACCCGTGGCTTGCAGAGTCTGTGGTTTCCCTTCTCTAAACTATGGATCTAGATTCTGCTACCCATCCTACTTCACTTCTGGGAACTTCCAGTCTT
Encoded proteins:
- the LOC132520316 gene encoding keratin-associated protein 13-1-like, with the translated sequence MSYNRCSGKFCLSLGDHLCYSGSSCGSSYPATWSTGTGTDPCSPTTCQLGSSLYSGCQETCCKPTRYQTFYVLSRPSQISCYHSRTSTLCRPSHTTYSGSLGFGSSNSCSLGYGSGSSYLPGCGSSSFRPVACRVCGFPSLNYGSRFCYPSYFTSGNFQSCYRPTCGSDSY